The genomic region CCATGCCGGTCCCACAGGGGAAGCTGGTCACGGTGATCACGGGAAGGATTTACGACGTCGCAGTTGACCTCAGACGCGGTTTCAAGGGATGGGCTGGCGTCGAGTTAACCCCTGGGAAGCTACTCTGGATACCGCCTGGATTCGCCCACGGGTTTCAGGCGCTTGAGGACTCACATGTGATCTACTTCGTGACGAGGGAGTTCTCGCCACAGCACGACGCGGGGGTTGCGTGGGATGACCCTGAGATAGGCGTGAGGTGGCCCCTTCCTAACCCCATCCTGTCGGAGAAGGACAGGAAGCTACCGAGGTTGGCTGAGTCGAGGGCTAACTTTCCCGAAGATCCTGGGACCTGTTGAGGAGTTCAGGAACTTATGGTAGACGACAAGAACTTATATGGCATCTGTTTCTGGAAGCGGGAAGCCCAGGACTAGTTGAAGTGTGAATGTCCACTGAGCCCGCACCAAGGCAAGTTCAGTGTTGCTGGCGCATCGTCCAGTGCGTGAAACTCGAGGGTTTCCATGCACGTGACTTTACCAGCTGAGAGTCAAGCGGTGCCTTGGGGATCGCTAATCTACCCTTTTCTCTGGAGAAACACGGGCCTATTTGTCGCAGTTGACCGTTCAATCCTAGAGCGTTCCTAAGCGCACCACGGGGTTGGCTCAATCCAGAGCCAACTAACCTGATGGACCCTAGAGAGCTTATTATTTCCACACGCGAGATTATCCCATGGACTTGAAGGAGGAGATACTTAGACTGCTTAGGGAGGACCCAGAGTTTAGGAGGGAGGTCATGGAGCTATTAGGCCTAGCCCCAAATGAGATGAGGGAACTCAAGGAGCTGGTGAGGCAATTGACTGAGGTCGTGAACAAGCTAGTGGAGGGGCAGGCCAAGATCGAGACGAGGTCAAGTGAGGCACAGAAGAGAAGCGAGGAGAGACTAACTAGACTCGAGTCCGCGGTTGAGAAACTAGCCGAGGCACAGAAGAGAAGCGAGGAGAGACTAACTAGACTCGAGTCCGCGGTTGAGAAACTAGCCGAGGCACAGAAGAGAAGCGAGGAGAGACTAACTAGACTCGAGTCCGCGGTTGAGAAACTAGCCGAGGCACAGAAGAGAAGCGAGGAGAGACTAACTAGACTCGAGTCCGCGGTTGAGAAACTAGCCGAGGCACAGAAGAGAAGCGAGGAGAGACTAACTAGACTCGAGTCCGCGGTTGAGAAACTAGCCGAGGCACAGAAGAGAAGCGAGGAGAGACTAACTAGACTCGAGTCCGCGGTTGAGAAACTAGCCGAGGCACAGAAGAGAAGCGAGGAGAGACTAACTAGACTCGAGTCCGCGGTTGAGAAACTAGCCGAGGCACAGAAGAGAAGCGAGGAGAGACTAACTAGACTCGAGTCCGCGG from Metallosphaera sedula DSM 5348 harbors:
- a CDS encoding DUF3782 domain-containing protein is translated as MDLKEEILRLLREDPEFRREVMELLGLAPNEMRELKELVRQLTEVVNKLVEGQAKIETRSSEAQKRSEERLTRLESAVEKLAEAQKRSEERLTRLESAVEKLAEAQKRSEERLTRLESAVEKLAEAQKRSEERLTRLESAVEKLAEAQKRSEERLTRLESAVEKLAEAQKRSEERLTRLESAVEKLAEAQKRSEERLTRLESAVEKLAEAQKRSEERLTRLESAVEKLAEAQKRSEERLTRVEENLVRLERKVGNIGARWGIDQEEVVREFMAEVFKQEGFDVSLLSSYTYVDEQGVFGEKGDVYEVDILKRNGTTYLIEVKAYAQPKDVSRFNHTCYVVSKVLKLENPVKMMLANVVTQKAVERAKNLGIRLIYGEVEQ
- the rfbC gene encoding dTDP-4-dehydrorhamnose 3,5-epimerase, producing MFKFTPILGPVTLIETTQYPDDRGFFQELFRESQFPCRFVQVNHSFSRRGVLRGLHFQAMPVPQGKLVTVITGRIYDVAVDLRRGFKGWAGVELTPGKLLWIPPGFAHGFQALEDSHVIYFVTREFSPQHDAGVAWDDPEIGVRWPLPNPILSEKDRKLPRLAESRANFPEDPGTC